A region from the Aegilops tauschii subsp. strangulata cultivar AL8/78 chromosome 5, Aet v6.0, whole genome shotgun sequence genome encodes:
- the LOC109750283 gene encoding probable polyamine transporter At3g19553, with product MTGGGGEDVPAPRRRPLTVLPLVALIFYDVSGGPFGIEDSVRAGGGALLPLLGFLILPVLWSLPEALITAELASAFPTNAGYVAWVSAAFGPAVAFLVGFSKWASGTLDNALYPVLFLDYLRSSGLALAPPLRSLAVLGLTAALTYLNYRGLHLVGLSALFLTAFSLSPFVALTVLAIPKIRPSRWLAVNPKAIDPRGYFNSMFWNLNYWDKASTLAGEVDEPRKTFPKAVFGAVALVVGAYLIPLLAGTGALPSETAAEWTDGFFSEVGQRIGGPWLRVWIQAAAAMSNMGLFEAEMSSDSFQLLGMAEMGMIPAIFARRSRHGTPTYSILCSATGVVVLSFMSFQEIIELLNFLYGLGMLVVFAAFLKLRFKDPDLPRPYRIPLGSVGAAVMCVPPVLLIGTVMCLASATTIVVNIIVLAVGVAMYFGVERLKGSGWVEFLTPVPSDSFHGSSSDDDVEDVRAVLLPADVPPAQEEVASKAE from the exons ATGACAGGAGGAGGCGGAGAGGACGTCCCCGCGCCGAGGCGGCGCCCCCTGACGGTGCTCCCCCTCGTCGCGCTCATCTTCTACGACGTCTCGGGCGGGCCGTTCGGCATCGAGGACTCTGTccgcgccggcggcggcgcgctgCTCCCGCTCCTCGGCTTCCTCATCCTCCCGGTCCTCTGGTCGCTCCCTGAGGCCCTCATCACCGCCGAGCTCGCCtccgccttccccaccaacgccGGCTACGTCGCCTGGGTCTCCGCCGCGTTCGGCCCCGCGGTCGCCTTCCTCGTCGGCTTCTCCAAGTGGGCCTCCGGCACCCTCGACAACGCGCTCTACCCGGTGCTCTTCCTCGACTACCTCCGCTCCAGCGGGCTCGCCCTCGCGCCGCCGCTCCGCTCGCTCGCCGTGCTCGGCCTCACCGCCGCGCTCACCTACCTCAATTACCGCGGTCTCCACCTCGTCGGCCTCTCCGCGCTTTTCCTCACCGCCTTCTCCCTGTCCCCGTTCGTCGCGCTCACCGTGCTCGCCATCCCCAAGATCCGCCCTTCCCGCTGGCTCGCCGTCAACCCCAAGGCCATCGACCCGCGCGGGTACTTCAACTCCATGTTCTGGAACCTCAACTACTGGGACAAGGCGAGCACGCTCGCCGGCGAGGTCGACGAGCCGAGGAAGACGTTCCCCAAGGCGGTGTTCGGCGCCGTGGCGCTCGTCGTCGGCGCGTACCTCATCCCGCTCCTGGCCGGCACCGGCGCGCTGCCATCGGAGACCGCGGCCGAGTGGACGGACGGGTTCTTCTCCGAGGTCGGGCAGAGGATCGGCGGGCCCTGGCTGCGCGTGTGGATCCAGGCCGCGGCGGCCATGTCCAACATGGGGCTCTTCGAGGCCGAGATGAGCAGCGACTCCTTCCAGCTCCTCGGCATGGCCGAGATGGGCATGATCCCCGCCATCTTCGCCCGCAG ATCGCGACATGGAACGCCGACTTACAGCATCCTCTGCTCGGCGACGGGGGTGGTGGTCCTCTCCTTCATGAGCTTCCAGGAGATCATCGAGCTCCTCAACTTCCTCTACGGGCTCGGCATGCTCGTCGTGTTCGCGGCGTTCCTCAAGCTGCGTTTCAAGGACCCGGACCTGCCCCGGCCGTACCGGATCCCGCTCGGCTCCGTGGGGGCCGCCGTCATGTGCGTCCCGCCCGTCTTGCTAATCGGCACCGTCATGTGCCTCGCATCGGCCACGACCATCGTCGTCAACATCATCGTGCTCGCCGTCGGGGTCGCCATGTACTTCGGCGTCGAACGCCTCAAGGGCAGCGGCTGGGTTGAGTTCCTGACGCCCGTGCCGTCCGACAGCTTCCACGGATCGTCGTCCGACGATGACGTCGAGGATGTCCGCgccgtcctcctccccgccgaCGTGCCCCCCGCCCAGGAGGAAGTGGCCAGCAAGGCCGAGTAG